A genomic stretch from Kovacikia minuta CCNUW1 includes:
- the galT gene encoding galactose-1-phosphate uridylyltransferase translates to MYSQTLLKPDGRNLTLYSRNPIAVGIIAPSPGHDPVRANPHLRWHPLRGEWVAYASHRQERTFMPPPEYNPLAPIKDPQFPTELPAGEYDMAVFENRFPSLIPTALGAPPAIVDTVPANGACEVVVFTQNPQSALSSLPLDHLELLFRVWGDRTRALSEQPQIQYVLPFENKGVEVGVTLHHPHGQIYAYPFVPPVPARMGECQLAYYQQHQRGLLQDLIQKEMGDNQRILYQDEWAIAFVPVCARYPYEVWIAPIQPVATFLDLTPEQRSGLAKALKTVTLKYDGLWNRPFPYLMAWFQAPVNTGESHPEWHLHAEFYPPYRTADRLKYLAGTELAAGMFANDALPEAKAKELQAIPVPDRSENGV, encoded by the coding sequence ATGTATTCTCAAACGCTCTTAAAGCCAGATGGACGGAATCTCACTCTGTACAGCCGAAACCCAATTGCGGTGGGGATAATCGCGCCTAGCCCCGGTCATGATCCGGTTCGGGCAAACCCCCACCTGCGCTGGCACCCGTTACGCGGTGAGTGGGTTGCCTATGCCAGCCACCGTCAGGAGCGTACCTTTATGCCGCCTCCAGAGTACAACCCCCTGGCTCCTATAAAAGACCCCCAGTTTCCCACGGAACTCCCGGCGGGAGAATATGATATGGCTGTGTTTGAGAATCGATTTCCATCGTTGATTCCAACCGCATTGGGTGCTCCCCCAGCGATCGTGGATACCGTGCCAGCCAATGGAGCCTGTGAGGTGGTGGTGTTCACCCAGAACCCCCAGTCGGCACTCAGTTCCTTACCGCTTGATCACTTAGAACTGCTCTTTCGGGTCTGGGGTGATCGCACCCGTGCCCTTAGCGAACAACCCCAAATCCAATACGTGCTGCCGTTTGAAAATAAAGGGGTCGAGGTGGGTGTTACCCTGCACCATCCACATGGACAAATCTACGCCTATCCCTTTGTACCGCCTGTTCCGGCGCGCATGGGGGAGTGCCAGCTGGCATATTACCAACAGCACCAACGGGGATTGTTGCAGGATCTGATCCAAAAGGAAATGGGGGATAATCAGCGAATTTTGTATCAGGATGAATGGGCGATCGCCTTTGTTCCAGTCTGTGCCCGTTATCCCTATGAGGTGTGGATTGCCCCTATTCAACCCGTTGCAACTTTTCTAGATTTAACCCCTGAGCAGCGATCGGGACTTGCCAAAGCACTTAAAACCGTAACCCTGAAATATGATGGCTTGTGGAACCGCCCGTTTCCCTACTTGATGGCGTGGTTTCAAGCTCCAGTGAATACCGGGGAATCTCATCCTGAATGGCATCTCCATGCGGAGTTTTACCCCCCTTACCGCACCGCAGACAGGCTCAAATACTTAGCCGGAACTGAACTGGCAGCAGGAATGTTTGCCAACGATGCGCTGCCTGAAGCCAAGGCAAAAGAGTTACAAGCAATCCCTGTTCCAGATAGATCTGAAAATGGTGTCTAG
- a CDS encoding DUF6431 domain-containing protein, with product MSEARHNQKRTAVICFGSQQEDYLKLVTAENRREFIEFIQRPLQTQLVLEMHNNGCCDTSCYPVHGLRERRVQGWLGQDRVIPICRVRCQSCRAVFTVLPSFLMRYRRQDTDCLGKLLEMNLGMGLSQRETATIYAWNQKPNEWRPGWIWSLVQWFGCLVPVSLLLMRLGLFPPEHLLSDEKFATQPLIGRCGSLMKNCNHLVNFALLTALTRC from the coding sequence ATGTCAGAAGCGCGCCACAACCAAAAGCGAACAGCGGTCATCTGTTTTGGTTCCCAGCAGGAAGACTATCTCAAATTGGTGACAGCAGAGAACCGGCGTGAGTTTATCGAATTTATCCAACGTCCTCTGCAAACACAACTGGTGCTTGAGATGCACAACAACGGATGCTGCGATACGAGTTGTTATCCAGTGCATGGGTTGCGAGAACGTCGAGTACAAGGGTGGTTGGGGCAAGACCGTGTGATTCCGATTTGCCGTGTGAGATGCCAAAGTTGTCGAGCCGTCTTTACGGTGCTGCCCAGTTTTCTGATGCGCTATCGCAGACAAGACACGGATTGCCTGGGAAAGTTGCTGGAAATGAATCTGGGGATGGGATTAAGCCAACGGGAGACGGCCACGATTTATGCCTGGAACCAGAAGCCGAATGAGTGGCGACCGGGGTGGATTTGGTCTCTGGTGCAATGGTTTGGGTGTTTGGTGCCAGTCTCCTTGTTGCTGATGCGACTGGGGTTATTCCCCCCAGAGCATTTGCTGAGTGATGAAAAGTTTGCCACCCAGCCCTTGATCGGTCGATGCGGTTCCTTGATGAAAAACTGCAATCATTTGGTCAATTTCGCTCTCCTGACAGCATTGACCCGATGCTGA
- a CDS encoding IS5 family transposase, with amino-acid sequence MAYSSSLTDAEWEILEPLLPQILPKKKRTRPCDWTKREIIDGILYQLKNGCNWEDLPKDLPPYSTVYWHYKQWREAGVIEKLMGVLHGQVREQVKKKPKWTRLIIIDSQAVKNTCNASVDSKGFCFYKATNGIKRHLAVDTLGFPFFTHCTKADVSDDLGLLEMLTLNIDYFKSKPVNIPKITILLDHGYHIDALIEALEQVYPQIMTKIRFERSTKPSKQEKAAQGKSGFVPAVARWVIERSNAWMERCKSLVKNFERTLSHAETKINLCFVRLMLKRLAATS; translated from the coding sequence ATGGCATATTCGAGCAGTCTCACTGATGCAGAATGGGAAATTCTTGAACCGCTGTTGCCTCAGATATTACCCAAGAAGAAACGGACCCGACCCTGCGATTGGACGAAGCGGGAGATCATTGATGGCATCCTTTATCAACTCAAGAACGGTTGCAATTGGGAAGACTTACCCAAAGACTTACCTCCCTACTCGACGGTGTATTGGCACTACAAGCAGTGGCGGGAAGCTGGGGTGATCGAGAAACTGATGGGAGTATTGCATGGACAGGTGCGGGAACAGGTTAAAAAAAAGCCCAAATGGACGAGGTTAATCATCATTGACTCGCAAGCGGTGAAGAATACTTGCAATGCCAGTGTAGACTCAAAGGGCTTCTGTTTTTACAAAGCGACCAATGGGATTAAAAGGCACCTGGCTGTTGATACGCTTGGGTTTCCCTTTTTCACTCATTGCACAAAAGCTGATGTTTCCGATGATCTGGGATTGCTTGAGATGTTGACGCTCAACATTGACTATTTCAAGTCAAAACCTGTTAACATTCCCAAGATTACCATCTTGCTCGACCACGGCTATCACATTGATGCTTTGATTGAAGCATTGGAGCAGGTTTATCCTCAAATTATGACGAAAATCAGGTTTGAGCGTTCAACCAAACCCTCGAAACAAGAGAAAGCAGCGCAAGGAAAATCTGGATTTGTCCCAGCAGTCGCAAGATGGGTCATCGAACGATCCAATGCTTGGATGGAGCGGTGTAAAAGTTTGGTTAAAAACTTTGAGCGCACCCTATCTCATGCGGAAACTAAGATTAACCTCTGCTTTGTCAGGCTAATGCTGAAGCGGCTTGCAGCTACTTCCTGA
- a CDS encoding phosphoketolase family protein — MLTTSPKPTVETSISAFGTARSTVEGTPLSAEELQKMQAYWQACNYLAIGMIYLRDNPLLKEALKPEHIKQRLLGHWGSSPGMAFTYIHLNRLIKKYDLDMIFLAGPGHGAPGILAPVYLESTYSEIYPDKSEDAAGMRRFFKQFSFPGGIGSHCTPETPGSIHEGGELGYSVSHAYGTVFDNPDLISVVMVGDGESETGPLATAWHSNKFLSPIRDGAVLPILHLNGYKINNPTLLARISHEELEDLFKGYGYTPYFVEGSDPETMHQAMAATLEHCITEIHRIQAEARTTGLAKRPRWPMIVLRTPKGWTGPSTVDGHKVEGFWRSHQVPLSGMHNNPEHLKLLEDWMRSYKPEELFNQNGTLIPELKDLAPTGNHRMSANPHANGGVVRKALRMPDFRQYGIEVPQPGQVEVENTKPLGVFLRDVMGHNLTNFRVFGPDENTSNKLHAVYEVSKKFWIAEYFPEDADGGELSPDGRVMEMLSEHTLEGWLEGYLLTGRHGFFSTYESFVHVIDSMINQHCKWLEICRHIPWRAAISSLNLLITSTVWRQDHNGFTHQDPGFLDVVINKSPDVTRIYLPPDVNTLLSVADHCLRSTNYVNVIVSDKQLHLQYMDMDAAVKHCTKGIGIWDWASNDQGQEPDVVMAGAGDIPTLEALAATVMLREFFPDLKIRFINVVDLFKLQPETEHPHGLSDRNFDSMFTLDKPIIFNFHGYPWLVHRLTYRRHNHHNLHVRGYKEKGNINTPLELAICNQIDRFSLAMDVIDRVPKLRVAGAHAKEYLKNQQIECRHYAYEHGIDKPEIVNWKWPY; from the coding sequence ATGCTAACCACTTCACCAAAACCGACTGTTGAAACATCCATTAGTGCCTTCGGCACTGCTCGATCGACTGTTGAAGGAACACCGCTCAGCGCCGAAGAACTCCAAAAAATGCAAGCCTACTGGCAAGCATGTAATTACCTGGCGATCGGAATGATTTATTTGCGAGACAATCCTCTGCTGAAAGAGGCACTCAAGCCAGAACACATTAAGCAGCGGCTGTTGGGGCATTGGGGCTCCAGTCCTGGGATGGCGTTTACTTACATTCATCTCAATCGCCTGATCAAAAAATATGACCTGGACATGATCTTTCTCGCCGGTCCCGGTCATGGTGCTCCAGGAATTTTGGCTCCGGTCTATTTGGAAAGCACCTACTCCGAAATCTATCCTGACAAGAGCGAAGACGCAGCGGGGATGCGACGCTTCTTCAAACAGTTTTCCTTCCCTGGTGGCATTGGGAGTCACTGCACCCCAGAAACGCCCGGTTCCATTCACGAAGGTGGCGAACTGGGCTACAGCGTTTCTCACGCCTACGGTACCGTTTTCGACAATCCAGACTTGATTTCGGTGGTCATGGTGGGCGATGGCGAATCGGAAACGGGTCCGTTAGCCACTGCATGGCATTCCAACAAATTTCTCAGCCCGATTCGGGATGGGGCAGTTTTACCGATTCTGCACCTGAATGGCTACAAAATTAATAACCCGACGCTTCTAGCTCGGATCAGTCATGAAGAACTGGAGGACTTGTTCAAAGGCTACGGCTACACGCCTTACTTTGTGGAAGGCTCCGATCCTGAAACGATGCACCAAGCAATGGCAGCGACCCTGGAACATTGCATCACTGAAATTCACCGCATTCAGGCAGAGGCTCGTACCACAGGTTTGGCAAAGCGTCCTCGTTGGCCCATGATTGTGCTGCGAACTCCCAAAGGCTGGACCGGACCCAGTACGGTAGACGGGCACAAAGTAGAAGGATTTTGGCGATCGCACCAGGTTCCTCTATCAGGTATGCACAACAATCCAGAGCATTTGAAACTGCTGGAAGACTGGATGCGGAGCTACAAGCCAGAAGAATTATTTAATCAAAATGGCACATTGATCCCAGAACTAAAAGACTTGGCTCCCACCGGAAATCACCGCATGAGTGCAAATCCCCATGCCAACGGAGGGGTAGTGCGAAAGGCACTGCGAATGCCAGATTTTCGGCAGTACGGTATCGAGGTGCCGCAGCCTGGACAAGTTGAAGTGGAGAATACCAAACCCCTCGGTGTCTTTCTGCGTGATGTCATGGGTCACAACCTGACCAACTTCCGGGTGTTTGGTCCTGATGAAAACACATCCAACAAACTTCATGCTGTCTACGAAGTCAGCAAAAAATTCTGGATTGCAGAATACTTTCCAGAAGATGCGGATGGCGGCGAACTTTCACCCGATGGTCGAGTCATGGAAATGTTGAGCGAACACACGCTAGAAGGCTGGCTGGAAGGCTATTTACTCACCGGACGGCATGGGTTCTTCTCCACTTACGAATCCTTTGTGCATGTGATTGACTCGATGATCAATCAACATTGCAAATGGCTAGAAATTTGCAGACACATTCCCTGGCGGGCTGCTATCTCTTCGCTAAATCTGCTGATTACATCTACCGTTTGGCGGCAAGATCACAACGGTTTTACTCACCAAGATCCCGGCTTCTTAGATGTGGTAATTAATAAAAGCCCGGATGTGACTCGAATTTATTTACCGCCTGATGTCAATACACTGCTATCCGTTGCCGATCACTGTTTGCGAAGCACCAATTACGTCAACGTGATCGTGTCGGATAAGCAGCTTCACTTGCAGTATATGGATATGGATGCCGCCGTTAAGCACTGCACGAAAGGCATTGGCATTTGGGACTGGGCGAGTAATGATCAGGGTCAAGAACCTGATGTGGTGATGGCAGGTGCAGGCGATATTCCCACGCTGGAAGCACTGGCAGCCACTGTCATGCTGCGGGAGTTTTTCCCTGACCTCAAGATTCGATTTATCAACGTGGTGGATCTGTTCAAACTACAACCCGAAACGGAGCATCCCCATGGATTAAGCGATCGCAACTTTGACTCCATGTTCACGTTAGATAAGCCCATCATCTTTAACTTTCACGGCTATCCCTGGTTGGTTCACCGTCTAACCTATCGTCGTCATAATCACCACAATTTGCATGTACGCGGCTACAAAGAAAAAGGTAACATCAACACACCGTTGGAGCTAGCAATTTGTAACCAGATCGATCGCTTTAGTCTAGCAATGGATGTAATCGATCGCGTACCTAAACTGAGGGTTGCTGGAGCACATGCAAAAGAATATCTTAAAAACCAGCAGATTGAATGCCGCCACTACGCCTATGAACATGGCATTGATAAACCAGAAATTGTCAACTGGAAGTGGCCCTATTGA
- a CDS encoding IS110 family RNA-guided transposase, producing the protein MSSSSPVVDAVLGLDIGKTRIHGVLLCGTQALRRKAIANTVAGHQELLAWLSQQRFTQLHACLEATSTYGHAIAKQLHHAGYGVTIANPQAVHAYAQSRLSRTKTDAADARLIAEYCRDLKPELWQPPAPEVEVLQNLMRRVQALEQMIGQETNRLETAPPELVSEINTHITFMEDQLKALRDKIRTHIDQFPGLKRQHELLDSIPGIGPHTAALILAEIGSWQHFASARQLAAYAGLTPQEKTSGTSIHGKPRLCKLGNARLRKALFLPALCLLRWSKPIQAWRAQLLQRHKTKRQVVGAVMHKLIRWIYGVLHANKPFDAQVCFPTSST; encoded by the coding sequence ATGTCATCGTCGTCCCCTGTCGTTGATGCTGTATTGGGTTTAGACATTGGCAAAACACGGATTCATGGGGTGTTGCTCTGTGGCACCCAAGCGCTTCGACGCAAAGCGATCGCCAACACAGTTGCTGGGCACCAAGAATTGCTCGCTTGGTTGAGCCAGCAACGCTTTACCCAGTTACATGCCTGTCTCGAAGCCACCAGCACCTATGGGCATGCCATCGCCAAGCAGTTGCATCACGCCGGGTATGGCGTGACGATTGCCAATCCCCAAGCGGTCCATGCTTATGCCCAGAGTCGCTTGAGTCGCACCAAGACCGATGCGGCTGATGCTCGCTTAATTGCCGAATACTGCCGTGACCTGAAGCCTGAGCTTTGGCAACCACCGGCCCCTGAGGTGGAAGTGTTGCAAAATCTGATGCGACGGGTGCAGGCCCTCGAGCAGATGATTGGACAGGAAACCAATCGCCTCGAAACGGCTCCCCCTGAGTTGGTAAGCGAGATTAACACTCACATCACCTTTATGGAAGACCAACTCAAAGCCTTGCGAGACAAGATTCGAACCCATATCGACCAATTCCCCGGTCTCAAACGGCAACACGAATTGCTCGATTCGATTCCTGGTATTGGTCCTCACACCGCGGCCCTGATTCTCGCAGAAATCGGCAGTTGGCAGCACTTTGCTTCGGCTCGGCAGTTGGCGGCTTACGCCGGACTCACGCCCCAGGAAAAAACCTCTGGCACATCGATTCACGGCAAGCCCAGGCTGTGCAAACTTGGTAATGCCCGCTTACGCAAAGCCCTGTTTCTCCCAGCCCTGTGCCTTTTACGCTGGAGCAAGCCGATTCAAGCTTGGCGCGCACAACTCCTCCAGCGCCACAAAACTAAGCGTCAAGTCGTCGGGGCCGTGATGCATAAGCTGATTCGCTGGATTTACGGGGTTCTGCACGCCAATAAACCTTTTGACGCCCAGGTCTGCTTCCCGACCTCATCGACTTGA
- a CDS encoding beta-lactamase hydrolase domain-containing protein — protein METVRKINDEFAIAGPMALSQWQQVAEEGFKSVLNLRSLNHLLSNEQQQVEHLGLCYVNLPVDAEVMNPKIAARVLSQISQLPKPALVCCNNATLAAAMVFMHIAIHQGQPLQQAFQRAEALGLFKTYSQPAPLG, from the coding sequence ATGGAAACTGTCAGGAAGATTAATGATGAATTCGCGATCGCCGGACCGATGGCGCTCAGCCAATGGCAACAGGTTGCCGAAGAGGGCTTTAAGTCTGTACTTAATTTGCGATCGCTGAATCATCTTCTAAGCAACGAGCAACAGCAGGTTGAACATTTAGGATTGTGCTACGTCAATTTACCTGTTGATGCTGAAGTGATGAATCCTAAGATTGCAGCCAGAGTCCTTAGTCAGATCAGCCAATTACCTAAACCTGCGCTGGTGTGTTGCAACAATGCAACGTTGGCAGCAGCAATGGTATTCATGCACATTGCCATCCACCAGGGGCAACCGTTACAGCAGGCGTTTCAGCGAGCCGAGGCACTGGGATTGTTCAAAACCTATTCTCAACCTGCTCCTTTAGGCTAA
- a CDS encoding response regulator, protein MTKRILVIDNEQYIQEVTQICLRTTAGWQVLTAGSGQEGIAKAEAEQPDAILLDVMMPDMDGPTTFQQLQDHSTTRQIPVILLTAKVQASDRRRYEELGVKGAIAKPFNPLHLASQIAATLGWSL, encoded by the coding sequence ATGACTAAACGCATTCTCGTGATTGACAACGAACAATACATTCAGGAGGTAACGCAGATCTGCTTACGGACGACGGCTGGATGGCAGGTGTTGACGGCAGGTTCGGGGCAGGAAGGGATTGCTAAAGCAGAAGCTGAGCAACCGGATGCGATTTTGCTGGATGTGATGATGCCCGATATGGATGGACCTACCACATTTCAACAATTGCAGGATCATTCAACCACTCGTCAGATTCCTGTGATTTTGTTGACCGCAAAGGTGCAAGCCTCCGATCGCCGTCGCTATGAGGAGTTAGGTGTGAAGGGGGCGATCGCTAAACCATTCAATCCCCTACATCTCGCCAGCCAGATTGCTGCAACTCTGGGCTGGAGCCTTTGA
- a CDS encoding ParE family toxin-like protein, with product MHYTTRKFWQCYDELPENVQRTADECYELLKVDPSHPSLHFKKLGKKYWSVRAGLSYRALGVEVENGISWFWIGTHAEYDKLIGKL from the coding sequence ATGCACTATACAACCCGGAAGTTTTGGCAATGCTACGACGAATTACCTGAAAATGTTCAACGAACAGCAGATGAGTGTTACGAGTTGCTTAAAGTTGACCCCTCTCATCCATCCCTGCATTTCAAGAAGTTGGGCAAGAAGTATTGGTCAGTTCGGGCAGGGTTAAGTTATCGAGCTTTGGGTGTTGAAGTCGAGAATGGTATCTCCTGGTTCTGGATTGGAACACATGCAGAATACGACAAGTTGATCGGCAAGTTGTAG
- a CDS encoding DUF3800 domain-containing protein, whose amino-acid sequence MINFEISDIRKMTKMLVPTADFDSSFTFYYDETNNIRKFYVREIDFNSSFNSNFVLGGLVHEGEQPNIKPLFDKPNLQNNIKEVKLKHIAKGDFLDCLKSEKLNCFLTYLLDSDLYIHFSSLNILYWSIVDIVDSAIANSEVAMQLGLNFSNHLKNDLYKLARLEIESVIELFYNSEYPNLKKESVLEFIEELTSIFDGYIDTAEFHLGLESLRQILKQAGKKDSLPFVMDEESYVLIEDFSQFYLRPIYLFKDSNHIFDNEVAISEILANHRIIDDNKEIKNYSFVDSQSDLFIQASDVFVGLIGKLANYINTSSIDKIVDDLNSLSEKQLNNIDSLVDLINKSYSKNIAFLHSIDSYEELTKMNLIREIRDKSHA is encoded by the coding sequence ATGATAAATTTTGAAATTAGCGATATTAGAAAAATGACAAAGATGCTTGTACCAACAGCAGACTTTGACAGTTCTTTTACTTTTTATTACGATGAGACAAATAATATTAGAAAATTCTATGTAAGAGAAATCGACTTTAATTCCTCTTTTAACTCAAATTTTGTTTTAGGTGGTTTGGTTCATGAAGGGGAACAACCCAATATCAAACCCTTATTTGACAAACCTAACCTACAAAATAACATTAAAGAAGTAAAACTTAAGCATATTGCTAAAGGTGACTTCCTTGATTGCTTGAAATCTGAAAAATTGAATTGCTTCTTAACATACCTCCTAGACAGTGATTTGTACATCCATTTTTCAAGTCTAAACATCCTTTACTGGTCTATTGTCGATATTGTTGATTCTGCAATTGCAAACTCAGAAGTAGCAATGCAGTTGGGACTAAATTTCTCGAATCATCTAAAAAATGACCTGTATAAACTTGCAAGGCTCGAAATTGAATCGGTAATCGAATTATTCTATAACTCTGAGTATCCGAACCTTAAAAAAGAATCAGTTTTAGAATTCATTGAAGAACTAACTTCAATATTTGACGGCTATATCGATACAGCGGAATTCCATTTGGGATTGGAATCACTTAGACAAATACTTAAGCAAGCAGGGAAGAAGGATTCACTTCCATTCGTAATGGACGAAGAGAGCTATGTTTTGATAGAAGACTTTTCGCAATTTTATTTAAGACCTATATATTTGTTTAAAGATTCAAATCATATTTTCGATAATGAAGTAGCTATTTCGGAAATTCTTGCTAATCACAGAATTATTGATGACAACAAAGAGATCAAAAATTACTCCTTCGTTGACTCACAAAGTGACTTATTTATTCAAGCTTCAGATGTTTTTGTTGGTTTAATAGGCAAACTCGCTAATTACATCAACACTAGCTCAATAGATAAAATAGTAGATGACCTAAATTCATTATCTGAGAAGCAACTGAATAACATTGATTCACTTGTAGACCTGATCAACAAATCTTATAGCAAGAATATTGCTTTTTTGCATTCGATAGATAGTTATGAGGAATTAACAAAAATGAATCTAATACGCGAAATCAGAGACAAAAGCCACGCATAA
- a CDS encoding GNAT family N-acetyltransferase, with translation MSEFAPEVTLREITKENWRDIVRLKVAPHQEQFVASNAVSIAEAHFNPEVAWFRAIYAGDVPVGFLMLEDDVAQQEYFLWRFMIAEPYQGRGYGRKALELFFAHVKTRPGADAIETSCVPAKGGPGPFYEKMGFVYTGKEENGELVMRREL, from the coding sequence ATGTCCGAGTTCGCCCCCGAAGTAACGCTGCGTGAGATTACTAAGGAAAACTGGCGTGATATCGTCCGCTTAAAAGTAGCCCCACACCAAGAGCAGTTCGTGGCATCCAACGCCGTGTCTATCGCAGAAGCACATTTCAATCCAGAGGTTGCTTGGTTCCGCGCGATCTACGCTGGTGATGTGCCAGTCGGTTTTCTAATGTTGGAAGACGATGTAGCTCAGCAAGAGTACTTTCTGTGGCGCTTTATGATCGCTGAGCCATACCAAGGGCGTGGGTACGGGCGAAAGGCGCTGGAGTTGTTCTTCGCGCACGTCAAGACGCGCCCTGGAGCGGATGCGATCGAAACAAGTTGCGTGCCAGCCAAAGGGGGTCCCGGACCGTTCTACGAGAAGATGGGTTTTGTTTACACCGGAAAAGAAGAGAACGGCGAACTTGTGATGCGACGTGAATTGTGA